The DNA segment GTCCACACAGATGGCCGCGATCGCGGCGCTGCGCGGGGATCAGGGCTGCGTGGAGCGGATGGTCACGGAGTTTCGCCGGCGCCGGGACGTGATCGTGAAGGGGCTCCGCGCGCTGCCCGGCGTCGGCTGTCTCGTGCCGGCCGGCGCCTTCTACGCTTTCCCGAACGTCCGCGCGATCGATCCGGATGGGGGGGCGCTCGCGGCGCACCTGCTGAACGACGCCGGCGTGGCGGTGCTCGCCGGGACGGCGTTCGGCGCCCACGGCGGGGGATATCTGCGGTTGAGCTACGCGAATTCCGTCGAGGCGATTACCGAGGCGCTGTCGCGGATGCGCGCGGCGCTGGAGCGCTACACGCCCAAGGCCACGGCCTGATCTCCCGTCCTACCGGCGGTCCGCGCGTGGCGTCCCCGCGCCGGCCTGCACCGGCACGTAGGCATAGGCATCGACCGCGCGGCCGTCGCTCGTCTGCACCCGCACGGTGACGCGCCGGTACTCCGGGCCCTCGTAGGCGTCGAGCGCGGCGAGGGCCGTCTGGTCGACGCCGTCGAGGAGCCGCCCGTCTACGCTCGCGCCGGCCAGCGGATGCACGATGGGATAGCCGATCGACGCGTCCAGCGTGCGGCAGTAGCCCTCCAGCACCGCCGGCTGCCACGGCAGCCGGCGTCCGAGCAGCCGCTCGACGAGGTGTTCGTCCCGCAGGGTGCCGTAGGCGAAGAGGCGCGAGGTCATCAGGCGCGGGCGCGCCGGTGCAGCCACTCCCGCAGCGCGCCGAGCGCCGCCTCCCACCCGAGACGGAACGCCTCCTGCGCGGCCGCCTCGCGCGACTCGTCGAGCGGCCGGGGCGGGGGCCCGGAATCGGCGCGCCGGCCGGCGGCGGCCAGGCGGGCCTTCGCGGTCTCCGCGGCTTCCTCGAAGCGCAGGTGCTCGAGCGCGGAGCGCAGTTCCTCGGGCGCGATGCCGCGGCCGACTTCCACGGGCAGATGTTCGAGGCGGTGCAGCAGCTCGAGGTGCCGCTGGACCGCCTTCGCGTCGGCGCCCTCGAACGTCTCGCGCAGGCGGTCGACCGGATCCTTCACCGGCCGGTCGCGGTAGCCGTCGATAAAGAACGCGGGCGGCTGATTCACCGCCTCGCACAGCCGCAGAAAGGTCTCGAATTTCGGCAGCGCCTTGCCGCGCTCCCAGTCGCCGACGGCCACGCCGCTGCGCAGCCCGAGCACGCGCGCGAGCTCGGTCTGGCTCAGGCCCGCGTCGCGCCGGGCGTCGTGCACGCGGCGGCCGAACGCGCGGCGGAGATCGGCGACGGTTCGCTTTTCCATGGGCCCATTATAACCAAGCAACGGGGGGTCAGAACAGCCGCTGCTGCTGGCGCGGCCGGTGCACGCGGCGCACCGCTTCGCGCGCCGCGTCGAACGTCATGCCTTCCACCGTCATCAGCCGGTGCACCATCTTGCCGCTGTGTCCGGGAAGAAACCGCGCGTCCGGCGCGGCGACATGCGCCCCGCACCCGCACAGACACGCGCCGCCCCGGCCGTTGAGCACGGCGCGGCCGTTGCCCGCGCCGCCGTGCCGGTGGCGCCGGATCCAGCGCCGCAGGTCCTCTTCCTCGACGCGCCACGCGCGTCCCACGCGCACCGACGGAAGATCGCCCCGCCGCAGGAGGCGCAGCACCACCGACGGCGACACGCGCAGTTCCGCGGCGACTTCTTCGGGCGTGAGGAAACCCGTCTGGCGCCGCGTCGATCCCGCGGCGGGTGAGACCGGCTTTGATTTCATCGTGGCCGGCGAGTCCGCCGCTAGGCGGCCCGCCGGCGGCCGGGTCGTCATCGTGCCATGTTGTTGGCCTCGGGCGCCACGTCTCCTTCCGACCCGGCGGCCGGAGGTCCCGCATCGGACGGAGCGAATCACGCAGCGATGCGCCGGACGATGCAGACGATCGACTGTCACGCCGCGGGCGAGCCGCTGCGGGTCGTGACCGCGGGCCTGCCGCCGCTGCGGGGCGACACGATTCTCGCCCGGCGCGCGTACATGGCGGAGCACTTCGACCACGTGCGGCGCTTCCTGATGTGGGAGCCGCGCGGACACGCGGACATGTACGGCTGCATCGTCACGCCGCCGGTCTCGCCGGGCGCGTTCTGCGGCGTGCTCTTCATGCACAACGAGGGTTACAGCACGATGTGCGGGCACGGGATCATCGGCCTCGTGACCGTGTTGATCGAGACGGGACAGCTGCCGGCCGCGGAGCGGGAGGTCTCGGTCGCGCTCGACACGCCCGCCGGACTCGTGCGCGCGCGGGCGTCGGTGGAAGGCGGCCGCGTCCGGGAGGTCACGATGCGGAACGTCGCGAGCTTCGTGCTGGACCGGCGCGTCGTGCCGGTCGACGGGCTCGGCGACGTCGCCGCGACCGTGGCCTACGGCGGCGCGTTCTACGCGCTCGTGGAC comes from the bacterium genome and includes:
- a CDS encoding gamma-glutamylcyclotransferase family protein codes for the protein MTSRLFAYGTLRDEHLVERLLGRRLPWQPAVLEGYCRTLDASIGYPIVHPLAGASVDGRLLDGVDQTALAALDAYEGPEYRRVTVRVQTSDGRAVDAYAYVPVQAGAGTPRADRR
- a CDS encoding helix-turn-helix transcriptional regulator; translated protein: MEKRTVADLRRAFGRRVHDARRDAGLSQTELARVLGLRSGVAVGDWERGKALPKFETFLRLCEAVNQPPAFFIDGYRDRPVKDPVDRLRETFEGADAKAVQRHLELLHRLEHLPVEVGRGIAPEELRSALEHLRFEEAAETAKARLAAAGRRADSGPPPRPLDESREAAAQEAFRLGWEAALGALREWLHRRARA
- a CDS encoding helix-turn-helix domain-containing protein, with product MTTRPPAGRLAADSPATMKSKPVSPAAGSTRRQTGFLTPEEVAAELRVSPSVVLRLLRRGDLPSVRVGRAWRVEEEDLRRWIRRHRHGGAGNGRAVLNGRGGACLCGCGAHVAAPDARFLPGHSGKMVHRLMTVEGMTFDAAREAVRRVHRPRQQQRLF
- a CDS encoding proline racemase family protein → MRRTMQTIDCHAAGEPLRVVTAGLPPLRGDTILARRAYMAEHFDHVRRFLMWEPRGHADMYGCIVTPPVSPGAFCGVLFMHNEGYSTMCGHGIIGLVTVLIETGQLPAAEREVSVALDTPAGLVRARASVEGGRVREVTMRNVASFVLDRRVVPVDGLGDVAATVAYGGAFYALVDAPRAGLGARPGPLGRLVEAAAAIKGAVLGAGTIAHPIEAGIDGLYGVVMGWPPQRPGADQTSLTVFADREVDRSPCGTCTSAVMAARWADGRLPLGAPFVNESLIGTRFSGRLVEETRIGAHRAVTPEVSGAASITGYHTFVLDPGDPLPDGFLLR